One window of Thermocoleostomius sinensis A174 genomic DNA carries:
- a CDS encoding phycobilisome linker polypeptide, translating to MRMFKVTACVPSQTRIRTQRELQNTYFTKLVPYDNWFKEQQRIQKMGGKIVKVELATGKPGTNAGLG from the coding sequence ATGCGGATGTTCAAAGTCACAGCCTGCGTTCCCAGCCAAACTAGAATTCGGACTCAGCGCGAATTGCAAAACACCTACTTTACCAAGTTGGTTCCCTACGACAACTGGTTTAAAGAGCAACAACGAATTCAAAAAATGGGTGGCAAAATTGTCAAAGTGGAATTGGCAACGGGCAAACCTGGTACCAACGCTGGTTTGGGCTAG
- a CDS encoding carboxypeptidase-like regulatory domain-containing protein yields the protein MQYGSLVAFALGLFGCTIAMPPQHSMDFNSVANKAEQDTSQRADDQGIQGTVQRLTGDFMPRIGEPGIGTRSPQARIEPVQTTVWIFTGRIPSHGSPRWAVSEAQQHPALLQQLETDANGQFSVALPPGEYTVFAQYEDELYLNGFLGDGSYATVEIEPGQTIEVLLENTEAAVF from the coding sequence ATGCAATATGGTTCATTAGTAGCTTTCGCACTGGGGCTGTTTGGTTGTACGATCGCCATGCCACCTCAACATTCGATGGATTTTAATTCTGTGGCAAACAAAGCTGAACAAGATACGTCTCAACGGGCTGACGATCAAGGCATTCAAGGCACAGTGCAACGATTGACAGGTGACTTTATGCCGCGTATTGGTGAACCTGGTATTGGAACTCGATCGCCTCAAGCCCGTATTGAACCTGTGCAAACTACCGTTTGGATTTTTACAGGACGCATTCCCAGTCACGGCTCACCGCGTTGGGCTGTTAGTGAAGCTCAGCAGCATCCTGCCCTGTTACAACAGCTAGAAACTGATGCTAATGGCCAGTTTTCAGTGGCATTGCCACCCGGCGAGTATACGGTTTTCGCTCAATATGAAGACGAGTTATATTTGAATGGATTTTTGGGCGACGGCAGCTATGCCACGGTAGAGATAGAACCCGGACAAACGATCGAGGTTCTGTTGGAGAATACTGAAGCTGCCGTTTTCTAG
- a CDS encoding FtsW/RodA/SpoVE family cell cycle protein — protein sequence MNLCKFITFFTPSTNEWGLEARLLHWMTFLWLFIGLVIMFSASYAIAEATLDDGLYFFKVQILWICLALIGFSILVHSPLRYVLGLASWLVLIMLGLLMLTLVMGVNVNGATRWLFIGPMNLQASELIKPFLVLQGARIFGRWEQLTWSTRLSWLGIFVLVLVGILFQPNLSTAALCGMMLWLMAMAAGLPYSYLASAATSGLLAAIISVSIKTYQRRRLISFLNPWADPRQDGYQLIQSLLAIGSGGFWGTGFGLSHQKLFYLPIQYTDFIFAVFAEEFGFVGSVLLLLMLAAYGTIALRVAIKTKNRIHQLIAVGATILMVGQSLLNIGVATGALPTTGLPFPLISYGGNSMMASLATAALLIRVARENCGAAVLPLHERRATSKQV from the coding sequence GTGAATCTTTGCAAGTTCATTACATTTTTCACGCCCTCTACCAACGAATGGGGTCTCGAAGCGCGGCTGCTGCACTGGATGACCTTCCTGTGGCTCTTTATTGGGCTAGTGATCATGTTTTCTGCGTCCTATGCCATTGCTGAAGCGACCTTAGACGACGGTCTCTATTTTTTTAAGGTACAAATTCTCTGGATTTGCTTGGCGCTGATTGGATTTAGTATTCTCGTTCACTCCCCCTTGAGATATGTGTTAGGACTGGCTAGTTGGCTGGTGCTGATCATGTTGGGGTTACTCATGCTGACGCTGGTGATGGGCGTCAATGTCAATGGTGCAACGCGCTGGCTATTCATTGGACCTATGAATTTGCAAGCGTCAGAACTGATCAAACCGTTTTTGGTCTTGCAAGGGGCCCGCATTTTTGGACGATGGGAACAGCTAACCTGGTCTACACGCCTCAGTTGGCTGGGAATCTTTGTTTTGGTGTTGGTGGGAATTTTGTTTCAACCCAATCTCAGTACCGCCGCGCTGTGCGGCATGATGCTTTGGCTGATGGCAATGGCAGCCGGGCTTCCCTATAGCTACCTTGCGAGCGCAGCCACATCAGGGCTGTTGGCGGCAATCATTAGTGTTAGTATCAAAACCTATCAACGACGACGATTGATTTCGTTTCTCAATCCCTGGGCCGATCCGAGACAAGATGGCTACCAACTGATTCAAAGTTTACTGGCGATCGGTTCGGGTGGATTTTGGGGAACTGGGTTTGGGCTTTCCCATCAAAAGTTGTTCTATCTGCCGATTCAATACACTGATTTTATTTTTGCTGTGTTTGCCGAAGAGTTTGGTTTTGTGGGATCGGTGCTGCTGCTGTTGATGTTGGCGGCTTACGGCACGATCGCACTTCGAGTTGCCATCAAAACTAAAAACCGGATTCATCAATTGATTGCTGTAGGAGCCACCATCTTAATGGTGGGGCAATCACTATTGAATATTGGCGTTGCGACGGGGGCTTTGCCAACCACGGGGTTGCCATTTCCCTTAATCAGCTATGGCGGCAACTCAATGATGGCTAGCTTGGCCACGGCTGCGTTACTGATTCGCGTAGCTCGTGAAAACTGTGGGGCAGCGGTGCTACCCTTACACGAGCGACGAGCAACCTCAAAACAGGTATGA
- a CDS encoding glycosyltransferase family 2 protein: MKIPVSVLIPAKNEEANLPACLASVAQADEVFVVDSQSNDRSVEIAEQYGATVVQFQFNGRWPKKKNWSLETLPFRNEWVLIVDCDERIPPELWEEIAEAIQNPAYSGYYLNRRVFFLGQWIRHGGKYPDWNLRLFRHQQGRYENLNTEDIRNTGDNEVHEHVMLQGTAGYLKQDMLHIDFRDIFQWLERHNRYSNWEARVYYNLLTGMAERDTIGANLFGDSVQRKRFLKRIWVRLPFKPLLRFLLSYFLRLGFLDGKAGYIYARLLSQYEYQIGVKLFELQQFGGQLNKTSVPITMVQPIPQTEV; encoded by the coding sequence ATGAAAATTCCAGTCTCTGTTTTGATCCCAGCTAAAAACGAAGAAGCTAATTTGCCAGCCTGTCTCGCCAGCGTTGCTCAAGCCGACGAAGTCTTTGTCGTCGATTCACAAAGCAACGATCGATCGGTGGAAATTGCTGAACAATATGGTGCTACGGTCGTACAGTTTCAATTCAATGGTCGCTGGCCCAAGAAAAAAAATTGGTCACTGGAAACCCTCCCCTTTCGCAACGAATGGGTATTGATTGTAGACTGCGACGAGCGCATTCCCCCAGAACTGTGGGAGGAAATAGCCGAAGCTATTCAAAACCCAGCCTATAGTGGCTACTATCTCAACCGCCGAGTATTTTTTCTAGGTCAGTGGATTCGACATGGCGGCAAATATCCAGACTGGAACCTGCGGCTATTTCGCCATCAACAAGGGCGTTATGAAAACCTCAACACTGAGGACATTCGCAACACCGGAGATAACGAAGTTCATGAACATGTAATGCTACAGGGAACGGCTGGCTATCTCAAACAGGATATGTTGCATATTGATTTTCGCGATATTTTTCAGTGGTTGGAGCGGCACAATCGCTATTCTAACTGGGAAGCAAGAGTGTACTATAACCTGCTAACGGGTATGGCAGAGCGCGACACAATCGGCGCAAATCTATTCGGTGATTCAGTCCAACGCAAGCGCTTTTTGAAGCGAATTTGGGTGCGGTTGCCCTTTAAGCCACTGTTACGCTTCCTCTTGTCTTATTTTTTGCGGTTGGGATTTCTGGATGGCAAAGCTGGCTATATTTATGCGCGGCTGCTAAGCCAATACGAATACCAGATTGGCGTCAAACTGTTTGAGCTACAGCAATTCGGTGGGCAACTCAACAAAACGTCTGTGCCAATCACGATGGTTCAGCCCATTCCTCAAACGGAGGTGTAG
- a CDS encoding glycosyltransferase: MPEPQISAIICTHNRETYLGAAIDSLLAQTFAEPYEIIVVDNASSDRTREIVKARKHPQLHYIYEATMGLSVARNTGASVAHSPILAYLDDDAVASPQWLQTIYAAYERDPQLAIAGGKVTLLWAAGSCPPRWLSPGLAGNLGAYDLGETMLYVDRPSLTPRGLNYSIRRHFLDQVGGFDLKLGRVGKTLLSNEELHMTELALAQGWKVAYLPDALVAHHVAPERLKHSWFLNRGWWQGISECYREQLAGQTGWNQLARGSERCLRGVYRSLRYIHDPAQRFDSLAYAYGQIGYLKAAIQGIAFRRQTAKG; encoded by the coding sequence ATGCCCGAACCGCAGATCTCGGCCATTATTTGCACCCACAACCGCGAGACATACCTGGGAGCCGCAATCGATAGTTTGCTGGCCCAAACCTTTGCTGAACCGTATGAAATTATTGTTGTAGACAACGCCTCCAGCGATCGCACCCGTGAAATTGTCAAAGCGCGGAAGCACCCCCAGCTTCACTACATCTACGAAGCTACGATGGGACTCTCGGTTGCCCGCAACACAGGGGCATCGGTTGCCCATAGCCCCATTTTGGCCTATCTCGATGATGATGCGGTTGCCAGCCCTCAGTGGTTGCAGACAATTTATGCAGCTTATGAACGTGATCCCCAATTGGCGATCGCGGGCGGAAAAGTAACCTTGCTGTGGGCAGCAGGAAGTTGCCCTCCGCGTTGGCTCTCACCCGGACTCGCTGGCAATTTAGGAGCTTATGACCTAGGTGAAACTATGCTCTATGTCGATCGCCCCAGTCTAACTCCAAGGGGATTAAACTACTCGATTCGCCGTCATTTTCTGGATCAAGTCGGTGGATTTGATCTCAAGTTGGGTCGCGTTGGCAAAACCCTATTGTCCAACGAAGAACTGCACATGACTGAACTGGCACTAGCTCAAGGGTGGAAAGTTGCCTATCTGCCTGATGCGCTCGTTGCCCACCATGTTGCACCCGAACGCCTCAAACATTCCTGGTTTCTCAATCGTGGTTGGTGGCAAGGCATTAGTGAATGTTATCGCGAACAGCTAGCGGGTCAAACAGGCTGGAACCAACTCGCACGTGGTTCAGAACGCTGTCTCCGAGGGGTATATCGATCGCTGAGATACATTCACGATCCTGCTCAACGATTTGACAGCCTTGCCTACGCCTATGGGCAAATCGGCTACCTCAAAGCTGCAATTCAGGGCATAGCCTTCAGAAGGCAGACGGCTAAAGGCTAA
- a CDS encoding NAD(P)/FAD-dependent oxidoreductase, translating to MADIAGKQFSQRVVIVGGGFGGLYAAKELGRVPVQVTLVDKRNFHLFQPLLYQVATGTLSPADISSPLRGILSRNRNTKVLMDEVVDVDPTQQKVMLRGGELEYDTLIVATGVSHHYFGNDHWKPTAPGLKTVEDALEMRRRIFMAFEAAEQETDPEKRKAWLTFVIVGGGPTGVELAGAIAELAFKTLKQDFRDIDTSDARILLLEGMDRILPPYPPDLSAKAAESLTDLGVTICTNTLVTNIENNVVTAKQGDHLEQIPAQTILWAAGVKASAMGKVLEQRTGASLDRSGRVIVEPDLSIANYPNIFVVGDLANYTHQDGKPLPGVAPVAVQEGQYVARLIKERLNGKTIPPFRYNNSGSLAVIGQNKAVADLGRLKLSGPLAWLIWVFAHIYYLIEFDNKLIVLLQWGWNYFTRNRGARLITGEGTLGQVTSDEASDYRAAASAKSPVEV from the coding sequence ATGGCAGATATTGCTGGAAAGCAATTTTCTCAGCGCGTGGTCATTGTTGGCGGTGGATTTGGCGGACTCTATGCTGCAAAGGAGCTTGGGCGGGTTCCGGTTCAGGTAACGCTGGTAGACAAACGCAATTTTCATCTGTTTCAACCCTTGCTATATCAAGTCGCAACAGGTACACTTTCGCCAGCTGATATTTCCTCTCCCTTGCGAGGCATTCTGAGTAGAAACCGAAACACGAAGGTGCTGATGGATGAAGTGGTGGATGTTGACCCTACTCAGCAAAAGGTGATGTTGCGAGGTGGTGAGTTGGAATACGATACGCTGATTGTGGCCACTGGGGTCAGCCATCACTATTTCGGGAACGATCATTGGAAACCTACGGCTCCAGGCTTAAAAACTGTGGAAGATGCCCTAGAGATGCGTCGGCGCATCTTCATGGCCTTTGAAGCGGCAGAACAAGAAACCGACCCAGAGAAGCGCAAAGCCTGGTTGACGTTTGTGATTGTGGGGGGAGGCCCGACTGGGGTTGAATTAGCTGGGGCGATCGCCGAATTAGCCTTTAAGACTTTGAAACAAGACTTTCGCGATATTGACACTAGCGACGCCAGAATTCTGCTTCTGGAAGGCATGGATCGGATTTTACCGCCCTATCCGCCCGATCTTTCTGCCAAAGCGGCCGAATCCCTGACAGACTTGGGTGTTACCATCTGCACCAACACCTTGGTGACAAACATTGAAAACAATGTGGTTACGGCAAAACAGGGAGATCACCTTGAGCAGATTCCAGCCCAAACGATTCTCTGGGCAGCTGGTGTCAAGGCTTCTGCAATGGGCAAAGTCTTAGAGCAACGCACCGGGGCAAGTCTCGATCGTTCCGGCCGAGTAATTGTTGAGCCAGATCTCAGCATTGCCAACTATCCCAACATTTTCGTTGTGGGAGATCTAGCAAACTATACGCATCAAGACGGAAAACCGTTGCCAGGGGTTGCCCCCGTAGCCGTACAAGAAGGTCAATATGTGGCTCGGCTCATCAAAGAACGGCTGAACGGTAAAACCATTCCTCCCTTCCGCTACAACAACTCTGGTAGTCTTGCCGTCATTGGACAAAACAAAGCAGTGGCCGACCTGGGACGACTAAAACTCTCTGGCCCCTTAGCTTGGCTAATCTGGGTGTTTGCGCACATCTATTATCTGATTGAGTTCGACAACAAGCTGATTGTGCTGTTGCAATGGGGATGGAACTACTTCACCCGCAATCGAGGGGCGCGTCTGATCACGGGAGAAGGAACGCTAGGACAGGTAACTAGTGATGAAGCTAGCGATTATCGGGCAGCAGCCAGCGCAAAATCGCCCGTTGAGGTGTAA
- a CDS encoding glycosyltransferase family 2 protein: MRKWSAERKRAKARNWSIELKKAAFTHVVLIGVSTFFFYSLRLAGWDLIDLHLAIGTVYLVGALILLLESSTAMFRRFATDAYKQQLAAGTLNPLRYSLKVALGIAGARLPVSKHPVPRCSLVIAAYLPNEQDIILETIEHILLNVHRPQAGLEVILSYNTPMDLPIEGNLRCLAQRYPELQLLRVEGSCSKAENLNAALEIVTGEITCILDADHHPAPDCFARAWRWIEQGYDVVQGRSVIRNHGQNLLTETIAVEFEMMYGIVHAAKSFLTDSSIFGGSNGYWRTSVLRQIRFNPVMLTEDIDASMRTLLTGYHILHDRSIISTELAPVDIQSFWFQRKRWAQGWLEVALKYQPRIWQSHKLNLWQKIFWTYLLCYCEFYALIAIQIIPLGLSLSLYRGTIPPAIDQYLWFSTLLTFFSGIYQTLMTAKVASTRYPVIYYIKHMLLLVPYISFKNVIAMVGIYDLLRGNHDWLVTPRGKQDRYSSILQEAAISTSDTSAIDSSDRM; the protein is encoded by the coding sequence GTGAGGAAGTGGTCGGCTGAACGCAAGAGGGCAAAAGCAAGAAATTGGTCGATCGAACTGAAGAAGGCGGCATTTACGCACGTTGTTTTGATCGGTGTTTCTACGTTTTTTTTCTATAGCCTCCGCTTGGCTGGGTGGGATTTGATTGACCTGCACCTAGCGATCGGTACGGTTTATTTGGTTGGCGCATTGATTCTACTATTGGAATCCTCTACCGCCATGTTTCGGCGCTTTGCCACCGATGCCTATAAACAGCAGTTAGCAGCAGGAACTCTCAATCCACTGCGTTATTCTCTTAAGGTGGCGCTGGGGATAGCAGGAGCGCGACTTCCGGTGTCTAAACACCCAGTTCCGCGCTGTTCATTAGTGATTGCGGCCTATCTTCCCAATGAGCAGGACATTATTTTAGAGACGATCGAACATATTTTGTTGAACGTTCATCGACCTCAAGCTGGACTTGAAGTTATTCTGTCCTACAACACGCCGATGGACTTGCCCATTGAAGGTAATTTGCGCTGCTTGGCTCAACGCTATCCAGAATTGCAGTTACTAAGAGTAGAAGGTAGTTGCTCTAAAGCTGAAAACCTCAATGCTGCCTTGGAAATTGTCACTGGGGAAATCACTTGCATTTTGGATGCCGATCATCATCCGGCTCCCGATTGTTTTGCGCGGGCTTGGCGCTGGATTGAACAGGGATATGATGTAGTGCAAGGGCGCAGCGTCATTCGCAATCATGGCCAAAATTTATTAACTGAAACGATCGCCGTTGAGTTTGAAATGATGTATGGTATTGTTCACGCTGCCAAATCATTTCTCACCGATTCCAGTATTTTTGGCGGTTCCAATGGCTATTGGCGCACCTCGGTGTTGCGGCAAATTCGCTTTAATCCGGTAATGCTGACTGAAGATATTGATGCATCAATGCGGACTCTGCTGACGGGATATCATATCTTGCACGATCGCAGCATTATCAGTACCGAACTGGCTCCTGTTGATATTCAATCTTTCTGGTTTCAGCGCAAACGTTGGGCCCAAGGCTGGCTGGAAGTGGCATTGAAGTATCAGCCGCGTATTTGGCAGTCGCACAAGCTCAATCTGTGGCAAAAAATCTTCTGGACGTATCTGCTGTGTTATTGCGAATTCTATGCTTTGATTGCTATTCAAATTATTCCGCTGGGGCTAAGCCTGTCGCTGTATCGCGGCACCATTCCCCCGGCGATCGACCAGTACCTCTGGTTTAGCACCCTCCTGACTTTCTTTAGCGGCATATATCAGACGTTGATGACAGCGAAAGTTGCTTCTACCCGCTACCCAGTCATCTATTACATCAAACATATGCTGCTGCTGGTTCCCTACATTTCCTTCAAAAATGTGATTGCCATGGTTGGTATTTATGATCTGCTGCGTGGTAATCATGATTGGTTGGTGACGCCTCGCGGAAAACAAGATCGCTATAGCTCTATTCTGCAAGAAGCGGCAATTTCCACGTCCGATACTTCCGCGATCGATTCTTCGGACCGGATGTAG
- the hpsU gene encoding hormogonium polysaccharide biosynthesis acetyltransferase HpsU, whose product MTISNFQLDSQLDSPDLTSPALVDLRRYNQSHFDRGRPGWVILLWWLVQAIVFPLTPHSVHAPRIAVLRWFGATIGHGVIIRPTARFTYPWKITIGDYSWIGDDVVLYSLDRIAIGAHCVISQRSYLCTGSHNIDDPAFGLTTAPIQVGNGVWIATDCFVAPGVKIGANTVVGARSNVLKTLPEQSVCWGNPCQFQYRRTIADVTLPVRDPIN is encoded by the coding sequence ATGACGATTTCCAACTTTCAACTAGATTCTCAATTGGATAGCCCTGATCTCACCTCACCTGCACTGGTTGATCTGCGGCGCTACAATCAATCCCATTTCGATCGCGGCCGTCCCGGTTGGGTCATTCTGTTGTGGTGGTTGGTGCAGGCAATCGTGTTTCCGCTGACTCCTCATTCAGTTCATGCTCCTCGTATTGCGGTGCTGCGTTGGTTTGGTGCAACCATCGGGCACGGTGTGATTATACGGCCTACGGCTCGCTTCACCTATCCCTGGAAAATCACTATTGGTGACTACAGTTGGATTGGAGATGATGTGGTGCTCTATAGCCTCGATCGCATTGCCATTGGAGCACATTGCGTGATTTCCCAACGAAGTTATCTTTGCACGGGTAGCCACAACATTGACGATCCTGCCTTTGGATTAACCACAGCACCAATTCAAGTCGGTAACGGTGTTTGGATAGCAACAGACTGTTTTGTGGCACCAGGAGTGAAGATTGGGGCAAATACGGTAGTTGGGGCACGCAGTAATGTTTTGAAGACGTTGCCTGAACAGTCAGTTTGTTGGGGAAACCCATGCCAGTTTCAGTACCGTCGCACTATTGCAGACGTGACGCTGCCAGTGAGAGACCCAATAAATTAG